One Fundulus heteroclitus isolate FHET01 chromosome 11, MU-UCD_Fhet_4.1, whole genome shotgun sequence DNA segment encodes these proteins:
- the LOC118564630 gene encoding hexokinase-2-like, whose protein sequence is MHTEIGLKKSKSFEKMISGMYLGEIVRLVLLDLTKEKLLSKGEVSEALTTPGKFETKFISEIEEPDNGLENAKKILTELDLKWDLVDARVVRLVCDTISSRSARLCAAALATIAKRICDNRGLEHLKTTVGVDGTVYRKHPNFSDEFQEVVHLLAPKCEIKFLVSEDGSGKGAAMVMAVAQRLALTSRLLEDTSSDDKEEEEEEKENMEDK, encoded by the exons atgcatacagaaatagGGCTGAAGAAATCCAAGAg CTTTGAGAAGATGATCAGTGGGATGTACCTGGGGGAAATAGTTCGGCTGGTGCTCTTGGATCTGACGAAGGAGAAGCTGCTCTCTAAAGGGGAGGTGTCGGAGGCTCTGACTACTCCAGGAAAGTTTGAGACAAAGTTCATCTCCGAGATTGAGGA GCCGGACAATGGTCTGGAAAATGCCAAAAAGATTCTGACCGAACTGGATCTGAAGTGGGATCTGGTTGACGCCCGCGTGGTGCGACTTGTCTGTGACACCATCTCCTCACGCTCTGCTCGTCTCTGTGCGGCTGCATTGGCAACTATTGCCAAACGTATTTGTGACAACCGAGGGCTGGAACATCTGAAGACCACCGTAGGGGTCGATGGAACGGTGTACAGAAAACACCCCAA CTTCAGCGATGAGTTCCAGGAAGTGGTGCACCTCCTCGCCCCCAAATGCGAAATCAAGTTTCTCGTCTCGGAGGACGGAAGTGGAAAAGGTGCTGCCATGGTTATGGCTGTGGCTCAGAGGCTGGCTCTGACGTCGCGGCTATTAGAGGACACCAGCAGTGATgacaaagaggaagaggaggaggagaaggagaacaTGGAAGATAAATGA